The following proteins are co-located in the Mus caroli chromosome 7, CAROLI_EIJ_v1.1, whole genome shotgun sequence genome:
- the Hrc gene encoding sarcoplasmic reticulum histidine-rich calcium-binding protein, with protein sequence MGFQGPWLHTCLLWATVAILLVPSVVTQELRGAGLGLGNWNNNAGIPGSSEDLSTEFGHHIHRGYQGETDRGHREEDEDFSREYGHRVQDHRYPGREVGEENVSEEVFRGHVRQLHGHREHDNEDLGDSAENHFPRQRSHSHEDEDGIVSSEYHHHVPRHAHHGHGEEDDDDGGEEEERVDVMEDSDDNEHQVHGHQSHSKERDELHHAHSHRHQGHSDEEEEEDDDEDDGVSTEHGHQAHRHQDQEEEDDGDSDEDSHTHRVQGREDENDDEDGDSGEYRHQTQDHQGHNEEQDDDGDNDDDDDSTEHRHQTQGHRKEEDEDESDEDDHHVSRHGHRGYEEEEEEEDDDDDDGDDDSTEHVHQAHRHRGHEHKDDEDNSEEGYHHVPSHGRQSHQSEEEEDEAVSTEHWHQSPRHAHHDLGRESEEEVAVKYSHHVASHQPQRHNADREEDSLEEHMNEVPGHHHRRVSRGGDEDISTEFGHKAPSHRLQDQDERARQGDREPVQGGIAYQPLQPTGPSSRESRKEGDHSSQEGDEDPEQRQAHSEEEEEEEEGGHGLPMSQEDDEEEEKDKKESKVDRAAVSAPLSHHRKQGEEEGEEEEEEEEEEEEEEEDEEEEILEENLLPFTIIPNPLAGREVAREGSSEEESREVTGQQDAQEYENYQPGSLCGYCSFCNRCTECENCHCDEENMGEHCDQCQHCQFCYLCPLVCDTLCTPGSYVDYFSSSLYQALADMLETPEP encoded by the exons ATGGGCTTCCAGGGGCCATGGTTGCACACTTGTCTCCTTTGGGCCACAGTGGCCATCCTGCTTGTCCCTTCAGTGGTGACCCAGGAGCTGAGAGGGGCTGGTCTGGGCCTGGGCAACTGGAACAACAATGCAGGCATCCCTGGGTCCTCAGAGGACCTATCAACTGAGTTTGGTCACCACATCCACCGGGGCTATCAAGGTGAGACggacagaggccacagagaagagGATGAAGACTTCTCTAGGGAATATGGCCACCGGGTCCAAGACCACAGGTACCCTGGCCGCGAGGTTGGGGAGGAGAATGTCTCTGAAGAGGTCTTCAGAGGGCATGTTAGACAGCTCCACGGGCACCGGGAACATGACAATGAAGATTTAGGGGACTCGGCAGAGAACCATTTCCCCAGACAGAGGAGCCACAGCCACGAAGATGAGGATGGCATTGTCTCCAGTGAGTATCACCATCACGTCCCCAGGCATGCCCACCATGGCCACggagaggaagatgatgatgatggaggagaggaggaggagagggtggatGTGATGGAGGACTCTGATGATAATGAACACCAGGTCCATGGTCACCAGAGCCACTCAAAGGAGAGAGATGAACTCCATCATGCCCACAGCCACAGGCACCAAGGCCAcagtgatgaagaagaagaagaagatgatgatgaagatgatggtgtCTCCACTGAGCATGGACACCAAGCTCACAGACATCAGGAtcaagaggaggaagatgatgggGACTCAGATGAAGACAGTCACACCCACAGAGTTCAAGGCCGAGAAGATgaaaatgatgatgaagatggtgaCTCTGGTGAATACAGACACCAGACCCAGGACCACCAAGGCCACAACGAAGAgcaagatgatgatggtgataatgatgatgatgatgactccACTGAGCACCGGCACCAGACCCAAGgccacaggaaggaagaagatgaggatgaGTCAGATGAAGATGATCATCATGTGTCCAGGCATGGACACCGAGgctatgaagaagaagaagaagaagaagatgatgatgatgacgatggaGATGATGACTCTACTGAGCATGTGCATCAAGCCCACAGACACAGAGGCCATGAGCACAAAGATGATGAGGATAACTCAGAAGAAGGCTACCATCATGTCCCCAGCCATGGCCGCCAAAGCCACCaaagtgaggaagaggaagatgaggctGTATCCACTGAACACTGGCACCAGTCTCCTAGACATGCTCACCATGATCTTGGACGTGAGAGTGAAGAAGAGGTAGCAGTCAAGTACAGCCACCATGTTGCAAGTCACCAACCCCAACGCCACAATGCTGACAGGGAGGAGGACTCTCTAGAAGAACACATGAATGAAGTCCCAGGCCATCACCACCGCAGAGTCTCCAGGGGTGGCGATGAGGACATTTCTACTGAGTTTGGCCACAAGGCCCCCAGCCACAGGCTACAAGATCAAGATGAAAGGGCGAGGCAGGGTGACAGAGAGCCTGTTCAGGGAGGGATTGCTTATCAGCCCCTGCAGCCCACAGGacccagttccagagaatcaagGAAGGAAGGTGACCACAGCTCTCAAGAGGGAGATGAAGACCCAGAGCAGAGACAAGCCCatagtgaggaggaggaggaggaggaagaggggggccATGGCCTCCCCATGAGCCAGGAagatgatgaagaggaagaaaaagataagaaagaaagcaaggtagACAGGGCTGCAGTTTCAGCTCCACTGAGCCATCataggaagcagggggaggaagagggggaggaagaggaggaggaagaggaggaggaagaggaggaggaagaggacgaaGAGGAGGAGATCCTGGAGGAAAACCTACTACCTTTTACCATTATCCCAAACCCACTCGCTGGGAGAGAGGTGGCCAGAGAAGGTTCCAGTGAGGAGGAGAGCCGTGAGGTCACAG GTCAGCAGGATGCCCAGGAGTACGAAAATTACCAGCCAGGGTCCTTGTGTGGCTATTGTTCTTTCTGCAAC CGATGTACCGAATGTGAAAACTGTCACTGTGATGAGGAGAACATGGGGGAACACTGTGACCAGTGTCAG cACTGTCAATTCTGCTACCTCTGTCCGCTGGTGTGTGACACGCTCTGCACTCCAG GAAGCTACGTTGactatttctcctcctctctgtatCA AGCCCTGGCTGACATGTTGGAGACTCCAGAGCCCTGA